One genomic region from Thalassotalea sp. PS06 encodes:
- the arsJ gene encoding organoarsenical effux MFS transporter ArsJ, giving the protein MLAKIQALPDKVRQYLLVTMNYWAFTLTDGALRMLVVLHFHELGYDALQIAMLFLFYEFFGVVTNLVGGWLGARIGLNRTMQIGLVMQVIALLMLTLPSEYLFIPWVMAAQALSGIAKDLNKMSAKSSVKLLVSAEQQGRLYKWVAILTGSKNTLKGVGFFLGAVLLSTLGFQYAMLAMALFLLVMAIISAIYLQQDIGKASFKAKFKEIFSKSQAINRLSLARMCLFAARDVWFVVALPVYFASQSGWDDWSVGAFMACWVIAYGVVQGMAPKITGRSKRNAVQSATFWGWALTTLTLVLTLVFIFYASDTQPLTWILVAGLMLFGFTFAINSSLHSYLIVALAKSDGVSLDVGFYYMANAMGRLIGTLASGYMYLNYGLEACLAVATFLLVIASITVKLVPSPEAPSQEPPESSIHTSN; this is encoded by the coding sequence ATGCTAGCTAAGATTCAAGCTTTACCGGATAAGGTGCGCCAGTATTTGCTGGTCACCATGAACTACTGGGCCTTTACTCTGACCGATGGCGCTCTTCGCATGTTAGTGGTTCTGCATTTTCATGAGTTGGGATACGACGCCCTGCAAATCGCCATGCTGTTCTTGTTCTATGAGTTCTTTGGTGTGGTTACTAATTTAGTCGGAGGCTGGCTTGGCGCCCGGATAGGCTTGAATCGAACCATGCAAATAGGTTTAGTGATGCAGGTTATCGCATTGCTAATGCTAACCTTGCCGTCGGAATATCTGTTTATTCCTTGGGTGATGGCGGCGCAGGCCCTGTCGGGTATCGCTAAAGATCTCAATAAAATGAGTGCCAAATCCAGCGTTAAGCTTTTGGTTTCGGCTGAGCAGCAGGGGCGTTTGTATAAGTGGGTTGCAATATTAACGGGCTCGAAAAATACTCTCAAAGGCGTTGGCTTTTTCCTTGGCGCAGTGTTGTTGTCCACCCTTGGTTTTCAATACGCGATGCTGGCGATGGCGCTGTTTTTGTTGGTGATGGCAATTATCTCAGCAATTTATTTGCAGCAGGATATCGGTAAGGCCAGCTTTAAAGCCAAATTCAAAGAAATCTTTTCCAAAAGTCAGGCGATTAACCGCTTATCGTTAGCGAGAATGTGTTTGTTTGCCGCCCGTGATGTCTGGTTTGTGGTTGCATTACCGGTTTACTTTGCCAGCCAGTCTGGCTGGGATGACTGGAGTGTTGGTGCGTTTATGGCGTGTTGGGTAATAGCCTATGGGGTGGTACAGGGTATGGCGCCAAAAATCACAGGCCGAAGTAAGCGTAATGCGGTGCAAAGCGCAACCTTCTGGGGCTGGGCACTGACAACCTTAACCTTAGTATTAACCCTGGTTTTCATTTTCTATGCGTCCGACACTCAACCTTTAACCTGGATACTGGTAGCGGGGTTAATGCTATTTGGTTTTACCTTTGCCATTAATTCCTCCTTGCACAGTTATCTAATTGTTGCCCTTGCCAAATCCGATGGCGTTTCTCTGGATGTTGGATTTTATTATATGGCCAATGCCATGGGTCGTTTAATTGGCACCCTGGCATCTGGGTATATGTATCTCAACTATGGGCTAGAAGCTTGTTTGGCGGTGGCAACCTTCTTGTTGGTGATTGCCAGTATTACGGTCAAATTAGTACCGTCTCCAGAGGCCCCTTCGCAAGAGCCACCCGAATCATCAATACATACATCAAATTAG
- a CDS encoding ArsJ-associated glyceraldehyde-3-phosphate dehydrogenase, with protein MTITVGINGFGRMGRLVLRAAWDWPEIEFVHINDPAGDAATLAHLINFDSVHGRWNKEASATEAQMIVENKVITTSQNSTIEDTDWSSCDIVIEASGKMKTKEKLAAYLQQGVKKVVVTAPVKQEGVLDIVMGVNDDLYDADKYDIVTAASCTTNCLAPAVKVLHEAIGISHGSMTTIHDITNTQTILDAPHKDLRRSRACGMSLIPTTTGSATAITHIFPELKGRLNGHAVRIPLANASLTDCAFEMSRDTDVEEVNRLFAEAEQGELQGILGYEERPLVSIDYKTDPRSCIVDALSTMVINKRQVKLYLWYDNEWGYANRTAELMLKVAKSL; from the coding sequence ATGACGATTACAGTAGGTATCAATGGCTTTGGCCGTATGGGGCGATTAGTCCTGAGAGCCGCATGGGACTGGCCGGAAATTGAATTTGTTCACATCAATGACCCGGCGGGTGATGCCGCTACCTTAGCCCACTTAATTAATTTTGACTCGGTTCATGGCCGCTGGAATAAAGAAGCATCAGCAACCGAAGCGCAAATGATTGTTGAAAATAAGGTGATTACCACCAGCCAAAATAGCACGATTGAAGATACCGATTGGTCATCTTGCGATATTGTCATTGAAGCCAGCGGTAAAATGAAAACCAAAGAAAAACTTGCTGCCTATTTGCAGCAAGGGGTAAAAAAGGTTGTGGTAACAGCGCCTGTGAAACAAGAGGGTGTCCTCGATATTGTCATGGGGGTTAACGATGATTTATACGATGCTGACAAATACGATATTGTTACCGCGGCATCTTGTACCACCAACTGCCTGGCACCTGCGGTAAAAGTTTTGCATGAAGCCATCGGCATTAGCCACGGCAGCATGACCACCATTCATGATATTACCAACACCCAAACCATTCTTGATGCGCCGCACAAAGATTTACGTCGCTCACGTGCTTGTGGCATGAGTTTGATCCCAACTACCACTGGCTCAGCCACGGCGATTACTCACATATTTCCTGAGCTTAAAGGGCGTTTAAATGGTCATGCTGTGCGCATACCACTTGCTAATGCGTCATTAACCGATTGTGCGTTTGAAATGAGTCGCGATACCGATGTTGAAGAAGTGAACCGCTTGTTTGCCGAAGCTGAACAGGGCGAATTACAAGGTATTCTTGGTTATGAGGAACGTCCACTGGTATCAATCGATTACAAGACTGATCCACGTTCTTGTATTGTCGATGCCTTGTCGACCATGGTAATCAACAAACGTCAGGTGAAACTGTACCTTTGGTACGATAACGAGTGGGGTTATGCTAACCGCACCGCCGAGCTAATGTTAAAAGTCGCGAAATCTTTATAG
- a CDS encoding ArsR/SmtB family transcription factor: protein MSQDNFPLVFFKSLADDTRLKILLLLLSEQELCVCEFTSALDLSQPKISRHLALLKQQGLIASRRQGQWVFYSLADSLPDWCLQTLKLCFEQNSSYPAEALASLTRLAPNCS from the coding sequence ATGAGCCAAGATAATTTCCCCCTGGTATTTTTCAAATCCCTCGCAGACGATACGCGATTAAAAATTTTACTGCTGTTACTGAGCGAACAGGAATTATGTGTGTGTGAATTCACATCAGCACTAGACCTTTCGCAGCCAAAAATTTCCCGCCATCTGGCGCTGTTAAAGCAGCAAGGGCTAATTGCAAGCCGCCGACAAGGGCAGTGGGTGTTCTATTCCCTGGCTGATTCTTTACCCGACTGGTGCTTACAGACACTAAAACTGTGTTTTGAGCAAAATAGCAGTTACCCCGCCGAGGCACTTGCAAGTCTAACCCGCTTAGCACCCAATTGTTCTTAA
- a CDS encoding VOC family protein, with amino-acid sequence MSAKDKMLKQSQKSICHLSLGCNNLEQMIAFYTPLLATLDIEITAEHTDAIAFGKGYPTFWLQNPYDGGVATVGNGSHIGFMATSKSQVDNFYQQALALGGQCNGKPGPRKDYGEAYYGCFIVDPEGHKIEASFWDFELAEALKNE; translated from the coding sequence ATGTCAGCGAAAGATAAAATGTTAAAACAATCGCAAAAAAGCATCTGTCACCTGTCTTTAGGATGCAATAACCTGGAGCAGATGATTGCATTTTACACTCCACTTTTGGCGACTCTGGATATTGAAATTACTGCTGAGCACACCGATGCGATTGCATTTGGTAAAGGCTACCCAACTTTCTGGCTGCAAAATCCTTACGATGGCGGCGTGGCGACGGTGGGCAACGGTAGCCATATTGGTTTTATGGCCACCAGCAAATCTCAAGTGGATAACTTCTACCAGCAAGCACTGGCTTTAGGCGGTCAGTGTAATGGAAAACCCGGTCCGCGTAAGGACTATGGAGAAGCCTATTACGGTTGTTTTATTGTTGACCCGGAAGGGCACAAAATAGAGGCAAGCTTTTGGGATTTTGAACTTGCCGAAGCACTTAAGAATGAGTAA